The following proteins come from a genomic window of Drosophila sulfurigaster albostrigata strain 15112-1811.04 chromosome X, ASM2355843v2, whole genome shotgun sequence:
- the LOC133847207 gene encoding pyruvate dehydrogenase [acetyl-transferring]-phosphatase 1, mitochondrial, whose translation MLKFVLHDAIGYVRNNVREFSLNALRLLPQLPQLSPYDVNLALRENEFVYNFPLDGIIRSYETNQLGSNSPCEDSRTEASLLHRNGFICGVFDGHGGAACGQVVSKRLLRYISAGTLPRQVLREQMKQGCTSQSFLKCHNDNVDFVSEIRPIYENSFQQYIKRLSAEPQRDVATELEQAFQQLDEDLALEALATNDVRTMSVALSGAVACLVHLEGLQLHVASTGDCGAVLGVLDPQTNQWQPKKLNSEHNADNMQEVERILQEHPREERETIIRNGRLLSQLAPLRAFGDYRYKWPVETMQQQVVPMFGEHVMPPNYYTPPYLTARPDVQQHELGVNDKFLVIASDGLWDFLTPSEVVSLVGEHINSKKILEPMRLPSGDVKLKEISAQLAERKAGLTRKPIDQNAATHLIRHALGATEYGIEHSKISYYLSLPQDVVRLYRDDITITVIYFNSEHIAKLRNETATASSPSSSSSSSQPQPAA comes from the exons ATGTTAAAGTTTGTGCTGCACGACGCCATTGGCTACGTGCGCAACAATGTGCGTGAGTTCAGTCTCAATGCTCTCCGACTGCTGCCGCAGCTTCCCCAGCTGAGTCCCTACGAT GTGAATTTGGCATTACGCGAAAATGAATTCGTTTACAATTTCCCGCTGGACGGCATCATACGCAGCTACGAAACAAATCAACTCGGTTCCAATTCCCCCTGCGAGGATTCACGCACTGAAGCCAGTCTCCTCCATCGCAACGGCTTCATCTGCGGTGTCTTCGATGGCCACGGCGGTGCTGCTTGCGGTCAAGTGGTCTCCAAGCGCCTTCTCCGCTACATCTCCGCGGGCACGTTGCCCCGCCAAGTGCTGCGGGAGCAGATGAAGCAAGGATGCACCAGCCAATCGTTCCTCAAGTGTCACAACGACAATGTCGATTTCGTTAGCGAGATTCGTCCCATCTACGAGAACAGCTTCCAGCAGTACATCAAGCGTCTGAGTGCGGAGCCGCAGCGCGATGTCGCCACCGAGCTGGAGCAGGCTTTCCAGCAACTAGACGAGGATTTGGCCCTCGAAGCCTTGGCCACCAACGATGTGCGCACCATGAGCGTTGCGCTCTCCG GCGCCGTTGCCTGTTTGGTGCACCTGGAGGGACTTCAGTTGCATGTGGCCAGCACAGGGGACTGTGGAGCTGTGCTCGGAGTGCTCGATCCGCAGACGAATCAGTGGCAACCGAAGAAGCTGAACAGCGAACACAATGCGGACAACATGCAGGAGGTGGAGCGCATTCTCCAGGAGCATCCGCGAGAGGAGCGCGAGACGATCATACGGAATGGTCGACTGCTGAGTCAATTGGCGCCGTTGCGCGCCTTTGGCGACTATCGATACAAGTGGCCGGTGGAGACGATGCAGCAGCAGGTGGTGCCCATGTTTGGGGAGCATGTGATGCCACCGAATTATTATACACCGCCGTACCTGACCGCACGCCCCGATGTCCAGCAGCACGAGCTGGGCGTCAACGATAAGTTTCTAGTCATTGCCAGCGATGGCCTCTGGGATTTCCTCACGCCCAGCGAGGTCGTCAGTCTGGTGGGTGAGCACATCAACTCCAAGAAGATCCTCGAGCCGATGCGTCTCCCCAGTGGCGATGTCAAGCTGAAGGAGATCTCCGCCCAGCTAGCGGAGCGCAA AGCCGGACTGACGCGCAAGCCGATCGATCAGAATGCGGCGACACACTTGATAAGGCATGCTTTAGGAGCCACCGAGTATGGCATTGAGCACTCAAAGATCTCGTATTATTTGTCGCTGCCTCAGGATGTGGTGCGTTTGTATCGCGACGACATCACCATCACCGTCATCTACTTCAACTCGGAGCACATCGCCAAGCTGCGCAACGAGACAGCGACTGCGTCATCaccatcttcatcatcatcatcatcgcaaCCTCAGCCAGCGGCGTGA